One Dehalococcoidia bacterium genomic region harbors:
- the dnaA gene encoding chromosomal replication initiator protein DnaA, translated as MSEPANRLWDAALGRIQLQIPRPTFDTWLRNTHALRLEGNHLVVSVPSTFTAQWLEDRLQKLILKTLSSISSQEITVAFVVGTENPRGNSFSEPVNPNAPSSINNPLGGTAFYPEYTFKNFIVGPSNQLAYAAAYALASGSPSAYNPLFLYGGVGLGKTHLMNAIGQFATSIGKRVIYVSAEQFTNEYLRAIKERKTDGFRDRYRSVDLLMVDDIQFLNGKEATQDGLFHTFNELHRSGGKLVMSSDRPAGELRLLEARLRSRFEAGLQADLSAPEFETKLAILNALTEKISNPIAREYLEFIATHVHDNVRTLQGVHNRLLAFIEFTGQEPSYELAKMALGPSALKETPPILDQGMILDFSSKAYGISVKALISPQRTKEASKARQLAAYLLNSKLRFSPDQIGQILGKRDRTTITYAIGQAKEALITDPQFKEFVLSLEKNKQHSGHFNKNIESA; from the coding sequence TTGTCAGAACCGGCAAACCGTCTTTGGGACGCTGCCCTCGGCAGGATTCAACTACAAATACCCCGGCCAACTTTCGACACTTGGCTCCGCAATACCCATGCGTTGCGCCTCGAAGGCAACCATTTGGTTGTCTCTGTTCCATCTACGTTTACGGCCCAATGGCTTGAAGACCGGCTACAGAAACTAATCCTAAAAACGTTATCTTCAATTTCAAGCCAGGAGATTACGGTGGCGTTTGTAGTCGGCACTGAAAATCCTCGGGGTAATTCCTTCTCGGAACCCGTAAACCCTAACGCTCCCTCTAGCATAAATAACCCCTTAGGAGGGACTGCATTCTATCCAGAATATACATTTAAAAATTTTATAGTTGGGCCTTCTAATCAACTCGCCTACGCAGCTGCATATGCCTTAGCCTCTGGTTCGCCTTCAGCATATAACCCTCTTTTCCTTTATGGTGGCGTCGGACTTGGAAAAACACACCTTATGAATGCAATCGGGCAGTTTGCTACTTCAATCGGGAAGCGGGTAATTTACGTTTCTGCAGAACAATTTACCAATGAATACCTGCGTGCAATCAAGGAGCGTAAAACCGATGGCTTTAGAGATCGTTATCGATCCGTAGATCTTCTTATGGTTGACGATATTCAGTTCTTAAATGGTAAAGAAGCAACCCAAGATGGTCTTTTCCATACATTTAATGAACTTCATCGTTCCGGCGGAAAGTTGGTCATGAGCAGTGATCGCCCCGCGGGCGAGCTACGGCTTTTAGAAGCCCGTCTACGCTCACGGTTTGAGGCTGGTTTGCAAGCAGATTTAAGTGCGCCAGAATTCGAAACAAAGCTTGCGATTTTAAATGCCCTCACTGAGAAAATATCGAACCCTATCGCTCGCGAATATTTAGAATTCATAGCAACGCATGTTCATGACAATGTTAGAACCCTTCAAGGAGTTCACAATCGCCTCCTTGCATTTATTGAGTTCACAGGGCAAGAACCCAGCTATGAATTGGCAAAAATGGCGCTAGGCCCATCTGCATTAAAAGAAACACCCCCTATCTTAGACCAAGGAATGATCTTAGATTTTTCTTCAAAAGCATATGGTATCTCGGTGAAGGCACTGATCAGCCCACAAAGAACTAAAGAAGCATCTAAAGCCAGGCAACTTGCTGCATACCTCTTGAACTCTAAACTCCGTTTTAGCCCTGATCAAATAGGGCAAATTTTGGGGAAAAGAGACAGAACTACAATTACTTATGCTATAGGACAAGCAAAGGAAGCATTAATAACAGACCCTCAGTTCAAAGAATTTGTCCTTTCATTGGAAAAAAATAAACAACATTCAGGTCATTTCAACAAAA
- the fmt gene encoding methionyl-tRNA formyltransferase produces the protein MKQMNVVFMGTPAFVVPVLNVVNQICKEEKWKLTCVYTAPDKPKGRGQVLTASPVKERAQELGIEVLSPPKLTEAGTIAQFRRLEPTVVILAAFGLLLPPPFLFDPPFGAINIHPSLLPKYRGAAPVAGAILEGAMETGTSIIRMDEGLDTGPLLSQRKVALQGNETSEKLTRQLFSLGAEMLKELLPKLIREGVMEEPQNEKGASFYGRWSKKDGTINWQESAEIIERKIRAFDQWPGASTQWKGLKLEILEAQVSTQILSLKVGEVRLSNTEILVGTGAGSLALKVVKPEGKQGMSIKDFILSRKEFVNSTLPS, from the coding sequence ATGAAGCAAATGAACGTTGTATTTATGGGTACCCCCGCATTTGTGGTGCCAGTTCTCAATGTAGTAAATCAAATATGTAAAGAAGAAAAATGGAAACTGACCTGTGTCTATACGGCCCCAGATAAGCCAAAAGGTAGAGGCCAGGTACTTACTGCATCTCCGGTAAAGGAACGAGCTCAAGAGTTAGGAATCGAAGTTCTATCACCTCCTAAACTAACGGAGGCAGGTACAATAGCGCAATTTAGAAGATTAGAACCAACAGTGGTAATTCTTGCGGCGTTCGGTTTACTTTTACCTCCTCCTTTTTTATTTGACCCTCCTTTTGGAGCAATTAATATTCACCCCTCCCTATTACCAAAATATAGAGGAGCTGCTCCTGTCGCGGGGGCAATTTTGGAAGGAGCGATGGAAACGGGAACGTCAATAATTCGCATGGACGAAGGCTTGGACACGGGCCCTTTACTGAGCCAAAGAAAAGTAGCACTTCAAGGCAATGAAACTAGCGAAAAGCTAACGCGGCAATTGTTTTCTCTGGGGGCAGAGATGCTAAAAGAACTACTGCCAAAATTGATACGAGAAGGAGTTATGGAGGAGCCTCAAAATGAGAAGGGGGCTTCATTTTATGGTAGATGGTCAAAAAAAGACGGGACAATAAATTGGCAAGAGTCGGCAGAGATAATTGAGCGTAAAATACGTGCATTTGACCAATGGCCTGGGGCTTCGACCCAGTGGAAGGGTCTAAAATTAGAAATTTTAGAAGCGCAGGTATCTACGCAGATATTAAGTTTGAAAGTAGGCGAAGTCAGGTTGTCCAATACCGAGATACTAGTAGGAACAGGCGCAGGGTCCTTAGCACTGAAGGTAGTCAAACCCGAAGGGAAGCAAGGCATGTCAATAAAAGACTTTATCCTAAGCCGAAAAGAATTTGTTAATTCAACGCTTCCTTCTTAA